The proteins below come from a single Peromyscus leucopus breed LL Stock chromosome 13, UCI_PerLeu_2.1, whole genome shotgun sequence genomic window:
- the LOC114704597 gene encoding fructose-2,6-bisphosphatase TIGAR-like isoform X2, whose protein sequence is MTVKYDSRLRERKYGVVEGKPLSEMRAMAKAAGEECPMFTPPGGETLEQVKMRAKDFFDFICQLILGETGPREGCFPGAPGSRLESCLVEAFPVGKRGSLELCPDGGTPGLVASILVVSHGAYMRSLFGYLLSDLKCSLPATLGKLELSSVTPNTGISVFFIDCEEGCEPAIQCICMNFHEHLNGVTEKR, encoded by the coding sequence ATGACTGTGAAGTATGACTCCAGACTCCGAGAAAGGAAGTATGGGGTCGTGGAGGGCAAGCCTCTAAGCGAGATGCGGGCCATGGCCAAAGCCGCTGGCGAAGAGTGTCCCATGTTTACTCCACCCGGAGGAGAGACATTAGAGCAGGTGAAAATGCGTGCAAAggatttctttgattttatttgtcaGCTAATCCTGGGCGAGACAGGCCCGAGAGAAGGCTGCTTCCCCGGAGCTCCAGGCAGCCGTCTGGAGAGCTGTTTGGTGGAGGCCTTCCCCGTAGGAAAACGTGGCAGTTTGGAGTTGTGTCCTGATGGTGGCACCCCTGGCCTAGTAGCCAGCATCTTAGTTGTGAGCCACGGAGCTTACATGAGAAGCCTCTTTGGATACCTTCTGAGTGACCTCAAATGCTCATTGCCAGCAACACTCGGCAAATTGGAACTCTCGTCAGTCactcccaatactgggattagTGTCTTTTTCATAGACTGTGAGGAAGGATGTGAACCAGCAATTCAGTGTATTTGCATGAACTTCCATGAGCATCTAAACGGAGTGACCGAAAAGCGTTAA
- the LOC114704597 gene encoding fructose-2,6-bisphosphatase TIGAR-like isoform X1 translates to MPRFALTIIRHGETRFNKEKIIQGQGVDEPLSETGFRQAATTGRFLNNVQFTHAFSSDLTRTKQTIHGILEQSRFCKDMTVKYDSRLRERKYGVVEGKPLSEMRAMAKAAGEECPMFTPPGGETLEQVKMRAKDFFDFICQLILGETGPREGCFPGAPGSRLESCLVEAFPVGKRGSLELCPDGGTPGLVASILVVSHGAYMRSLFGYLLSDLKCSLPATLGKLELSSVTPNTGISVFFIDCEEGCEPAIQCICMNFHEHLNGVTEKR, encoded by the exons ATGCCGCGCTTCGCCTTGACCATCATCCGCCA TGGCGAAACAAGATTTAATAAGGAGAAAATCATTCAAGGCCAAGGAGTAGATGAGCCCCTTTCCGAGACTGGGTTTAGGCAAGCAGCCACCACTGGTCGGTTTCTGAACAACGTGCAGTTTACGCACGCTTTCTCCAGTGATCTCACGAGGACTAAGCAGACCATACATGGCATTTTGGAGCAAAGCAGATTTTGCAAGGACATGACTGTGAAGTATGACTCCAGACTCCGAGAAAGGAAGTATGGGGTCGTGGAGGGCAAGCCTCTAAGCGAGATGCGGGCCATGGCCAAAGCCGCTGGCGAAGAGTGTCCCATGTTTACTCCACCCGGAGGAGAGACATTAGAGCAGGTGAAAATGCGTGCAAAggatttctttgattttatttgtcaGCTAATCCTGGGCGAGACAGGCCCGAGAGAAGGCTGCTTCCCCGGAGCTCCAGGCAGCCGTCTGGAGAGCTGTTTGGTGGAGGCCTTCCCCGTAGGAAAACGTGGCAGTTTGGAGTTGTGTCCTGATGGTGGCACCCCTGGCCTAGTAGCCAGCATCTTAGTTGTGAGCCACGGAGCTTACATGAGAAGCCTCTTTGGATACCTTCTGAGTGACCTCAAATGCTCATTGCCAGCAACACTCGGCAAATTGGAACTCTCGTCAGTCactcccaatactgggattagTGTCTTTTTCATAGACTGTGAGGAAGGATGTGAACCAGCAATTCAGTGTATTTGCATGAACTTCCATGAGCATCTAAACGGAGTGACCGAAAAGCGTTAA